taagggatgtaaaacaattttcACGACTCCCTCAAATGTGGAAAAtacttttccatttgaaaggaagggaaaccacttttccttctttcctccttacctccctctcctttttttccctcaatcttcacaattttctcccattttcattcaagttaccaaacaaaggaaaactagtttggaattgtgttttcccttgaaaaatgtttttcatggaaaatcattttacaatgaaaacgttttacgccctaccaaacggagcctaaggttagatttgaaaattgaaattacAAGAAAATGGTTAATACGAGAATAATGTTCTCCCTATAAATCCTTTCCTCCTGCACAAGTAAAATACCCAGTTCGTGTTGTTATTGTTCATCTCGAAGACTCCTCACCTTTCTTCCCTACTGAAAATCCCCGTCTTCGATCTCCTCATTTGCGAATTGTTTCTCCTCATCTCCACCATGGTGCTCGAGGTTTCCCTACTTCTCAATTTCAACTCGAAGGAGTTCCAAATTAGGGTTTCCAAATTactaattttcttttgattggaATTTCAGGCGACTATGATCTGCATCGATAATTCGGAGTGGATGCGAAATGGCGATTACTCGCCCAACAGATTTCAAGCTCTTTCCGACGCTGTTAATCTCATCTGCGGCGCTAAAACTCaggtttctttctctctcctctctgctCGAAAACCCTAATTTACGATTTCGGGATGTAATTTGTTATATTTGGAGTTGATTTTATCGATTTGGTACTAATCAATATGATTCCTTGCAGTCTAATCCGGAGAATACTGTGGGAATTCTGACCATGGCTGGAAAAGGTGTTCGTGTTTTGGTCACTCCCACCAGTGATCTTGGAAAGATATTGGCTTGTATGCACGGTTAGTTTCGACTGATTCCTCTGTAATTAAGATAAATGCTTGGTTATACATTTCACTGGATTGATATGTGTGAATATGCTAGTCAGAACGCATATATCTTATTTAATTTTTGTAGCATATTATCTAACTTCGCCAATTTAAGAATTATCACAGCGCGTCTAGTTAGGTAAATTTTCGGGTTGGAAGAAATTGATGGGTGTGATGGCATTTGGTTTCTGTTTATCTGTGTAGCTATGATTATTCGGCTATTAACAATGCCTGTCGTTTAGATAGAAGTATTGGCTGTTGGATAGAGTAAGTAGACTTTAATGTCGATGCATACTTTTCCTCATCGTTCGAAAGACTGTCATTGTCAAGCTCTTGTCATATGACGCGGGGAAGAAGGGTTTGATGTTGATCCTTGAAACTGGGTACAAGGTAACTGACTGCACGGAGTTTTATCAACAACAAGTAATGAACTGAGATTGTTTATAGAGTGAGAAGTGATGATATAATCGGGTTCCCTTAATCGCCGTTCTTGATGATAATGTATGTCTTGGGAAAACCTAAAAAAGCCAGCTCCTGGTTTCTTTCTTGATGTGTCTTGGTCCGTAGACTCTATACCGCATCAGTTAAAAAGGAGATTATTTTTTAAGCATCCGAAGTTCCAAACATCTTTTGGAAAACTAGATTGATTACTAGTAGGACAATGGGGGGAATGCCAGGGTTGTGTTTCTTTTGTAATCCTCCGCTCCTCTTTGTAGAAGCTTGCTGAAATAATTGCTATTCTCTGGTTCCAGGGTTGGATATAGGTGGTGAAATGAACTTGGCGGCTGGAATTCAGGTGGCCCAATTGGCTCTTAAACATCGACAAAACAAAAAACAGCAACAAAGGATCATAGTATTTGCAGGAAGGTTGTTATTCTTGTTGATACATTTCATTGTCTTGACGTTCTAGTTTACATCTTATTAATCCTTTTATGTTTGAGCAGTCCTGTCAATTATGACAAAAAAGTATTGGAGATGATTGGGAGGAAGTTAAAGAAGAACAGCGTGGCACTTGATGTTGTTGATTTTGGAGAAGACGAGGAAGGCAAGTCGGAGAAACTTGAGGCCTTAGTTGCTGCAGTAAATAACAATGAAACCAGCCATATTGTCCATGTGCCTCCAGGTGGCATTGCCCTGTCTGATGTGCTGATAAGGTTTGTGAttaatgaagagagagagagagagagagaggtgtCACTTGTGTAGGTTATTGAATATTCTCTGATTCATGAATGTGTCTTTGACAGCACTCCAATATTTACCGGAGATGGGGAAGGAGGAAGTGgttttgctgctgctgctgctgcggcTGCAGCTGGTGGTGTTTCTGGATATGATTTTGGTGTGGATCCCAATTTGGATCCTGAGTTGGCTCTTGCTCTTAGAGTTTCTATGGAAGAAGAGAGAGCAAGGCAAGAAGCAGCTGCAAAAAGGGCTGCAGAAGAAGCAACTGGACAGGAAAAAGGAGGGGAACAAAGCTCCCAAGATGCAACTATGGGGGAAAGTAGCAATGCTGCAATTTCGGGAGCTGATAAGAAAAATGACATGACAGAGGTATGTGGATGTTGTTGCATTGGCTTAGACTTAGTCTATGtctttattcttttatttttttggtataaAGTTTTGCTGTTGCTTTTCCTTCTGTTTGAAGTTAACTCATCCCTACTTTGAAAGGATAAATTCATGATTGGAGGTTTTATTGGTTTCTTAGATGATACATTGACTTAGTCAACTGAACTAATGCATGATGCCTGTGAAATATGAGACTTAACTCATAAAAGCAGTAAAGGGTGGCACATGCACTATGAGAGGAACTTTCAAGTGCAAGAGATTTCACAGAACTTACCCTTGGCTTTTGTTTGAAACTGATTTTATGTGTCTCCAACATATCTTATTTTgatactacctccatttcacaATACATGCATCGTTTCTATTTGCACATTAACCAATAAAGTGGGTAAATAGTTGTAATTGGACAACTTTGCGCATGTGATTAGAGGAAAGTACCCCATGTGCTCCCTTTTTTAACCGTGCCCTTTAACAAAAAAAGGGATTAATTTCATTTCACACATTTTACTTGTAATTTAAGTACTCCAGTACAATTGGATAATTAATTTGTCCGCTTTTAGGCTGCTGGAAAATTGTgacctttttattttttgctgATTAGAGTTAACTTTTCATTATTGATCTTCAGTTATTAATTAAACTTGAATTGTTTTGTTAGCAATAATATTCTGCAACTTCAATAATACGGAAATCTGAaatgtcaaaaaaaatatgAGAACCAGTTTTAAAACATCACAAGCACAACAAAGTTGGTTTTAATTGAACACATCAAAATTTGATTCTGAAGGTATCAGTGTTGCAGTAGAAGGCAACAAAATCATGGGCAGCTTATCTCGCATCAAGTACGTGCCGAGTAGAAGTAGCAAGTAGCAAAACCAGATCTAACCGGTCTTTGTGCTTTCCAATTATAATTTAACTCGATGACAATTAAAGAACAGAAGAAAACTCGAAGAACAGGAACcagaaaattagggttcttcatGATTTGCAAGAACAACAATGAAGCAAATTGAAATTCATTGTAGTAAATCTGTACAGCTGAAATGAAAGCaaggcttttttttttttcttttgcgaTTCGCAAAAGTGGAGTAAATGGTGATGAGATCTAAAGAGAGAGTTCAAGAAAGGAGAGAAGATTTTAGTAGAAGCACCCATAATTTCAAGAACATTAAGAACATGAGTAACTgaatgatgagagagaaagagtcaAAATGATTAAATGAGCGGGGAAATGGTTAGAAGTAGAATCTAGAGTGGGTATTTTACTTTTAGGGATTAACGAGGGGCTAGATGGTGAATTACAAGACTGATTTGTTAAGGAGTTAGTGGAATAAGTACGGGTAATTGTGTCAGTTCACGTGAAAAA
This genomic stretch from Spinacia oleracea cultivar Varoflay chromosome 3, BTI_SOV_V1, whole genome shotgun sequence harbors:
- the LOC110801194 gene encoding 26S proteasome non-ATPase regulatory subunit 4 homolog isoform X1, whose product is MVLEATMICIDNSEWMRNGDYSPNRFQALSDAVNLICGAKTQSNPENTVGILTMAGKGVRVLVTPTSDLGKILACMHGLDIGGEMNLAAGIQVAQLALKHRQNKKQQQRIIVFAGSPVNYDKKVLEMIGRKLKKNSVALDVVDFGEDEEGKSEKLEALVAAVNNNETSHIVHVPPGGIALSDVLISTPIFTGDGEGGSGFAAAAAAAAAGGVSGYDFGVDPNLDPELALALRVSMEEERARQEAAAKRAAEEATGQEKGGEQSSQDATMGESSNAAISGADKKNDMTEDDENDLLQQALAMSMDDPVSTTIVQDTDMADAAGDDQDLQLALQLSVEEGAKESTSQSSQTDMSKLLADQSFVSSILASLPGVDPNDPSVKDLLASMHSQSEKKDEDKPPSEEEK
- the LOC110801194 gene encoding 26S proteasome non-ATPase regulatory subunit 4 homolog isoform X2 — its product is MATMICIDNSEWMRNGDYSPNRFQALSDAVNLICGAKTQSNPENTVGILTMAGKGVRVLVTPTSDLGKILACMHGLDIGGEMNLAAGIQVAQLALKHRQNKKQQQRIIVFAGSPVNYDKKVLEMIGRKLKKNSVALDVVDFGEDEEGKSEKLEALVAAVNNNETSHIVHVPPGGIALSDVLISTPIFTGDGEGGSGFAAAAAAAAAGGVSGYDFGVDPNLDPELALALRVSMEEERARQEAAAKRAAEEATGQEKGGEQSSQDATMGESSNAAISGADKKNDMTEDDENDLLQQALAMSMDDPVSTTIVQDTDMADAAGDDQDLQLALQLSVEEGAKESTSQSSQTDMSKLLADQSFVSSILASLPGVDPNDPSVKDLLASMHSQSEKKDEDKPPSEEEK